One part of the Musa acuminata AAA Group cultivar baxijiao chromosome BXJ1-5, Cavendish_Baxijiao_AAA, whole genome shotgun sequence genome encodes these proteins:
- the LOC135672904 gene encoding S-adenosyl-L-methionine-dependent tRNA 4-demethylwyosine synthase-like, with the protein MAKTLLDPPLSSSRLALVALLSATSVFFLWKSRRRLRVLLSPYSSMNTPKPSPRGKIIYASATGTSRSLAGRLSDCLRSHGLAFDLVDPRHYEPEDLPKESLVLIVASTWEEGRPPPDAQFLARWLAESAADFRVGSLLLAKCRFAVFGVGSKSYGDSFNAAAKDFSKWMRALGASEMAPVWEGDVDSGDVDEVFEVWSRRIVALLKGEDLKKESGHSGSMVESVGFDESDEEVEEEVLEPVVVDMEDIAGKAPSRRPSVALTNGWENGVKDMVTPVIRVNLEKQGYKIIGSHSGVKLCRWTKSQLRGRGGCYKHSFYGIESHRCMEATPSLACANKCVFCWRHHTNPVGKSWRWKMDNPLEIVDVAIDEHTKMIKQMKGVPGVKPERLSEGLSPRHCALSLVGEPIMYPEINTLVDELHRRHISTFLVTNAQFPDRIKMLKPITQLYVSVDAATKDSLKAIDRPLFGDFWERFLDSLKALRDKEQRTVYRLTLVKGWNAEDVEAYANLLGIGKPDLVEIKGVTYCGTSATSKLTMDNVPWHSDVKAFSEALAMKSSGEYEVACEHAHSCCVLLAKVDKFKINGEWYTWIDYERFHELVASGKSFKTEDYMARTPSWAVYGAEEGGFDPDQSRYRKERRHGAASVQT; encoded by the exons ATGGCCAAAACACTCCTTGATCCACCCCTTTCCTCTTCTCGACTCGCTCTCGTCGCCCTCCTCTCCGCCACCTCCGTCTTCTTCCTCTGGAAGTCCCGCCGCCGTCTCCGCGTCCTTCTCTCCCCCTACTCCTCCATGAATACCCCAAAACCTAGCCCTAGGGGAAAAATCATCTACGCCTCCGCCACCGGCACGTCCAGGTCTCTCGCTGGCCGCCTCTCCGACTGCCTCCGCTCCCACGGCCTCGCCTTCGATCTCGTCGACCCGAGGCACTACGAGCCGGAGGACCTCCCCAAGGAGTCCCTCGTCCTGATCGTGGCCTCCACCTGGGAGGAGGGGCGGCCGCCGCCCGATGCCCAGTTCCTCGCCCGGTGGCTCGCCGAGAGCGCCGCGGACTTCAGGGTCGGGTCGCTGCTCCTGGCCAAGTGCCGGTTCGCGGTGTTCGGCGTCGGGTCGAAGTCGTACGGCGATAGTTTCAATGCTGCGGCCAAGGACTTCTCGAAGTGGATGAGGGCGCTCGGGGCCTCGGAAATGGCGCCGGTGTGGGAAGGGGATGTGGATTCTGGGGATGTCGATGAGGTGTTCGAAGTATGGAGTCGACGGATTGTTGCATTACTGAAGGGAGAGGATTTGAAAAAAGAGTCGGGACATTCCGGTTCTATGGTGGAGAGCGTTGGTTTTGATGAATCTGACGAAGAGGTAGAGGAGGAAGTCCTGGAACCGGTTGTCGTGGATATGGAGGACATTGCTGGAAAAGCTCCTTCGAGGAGACCATCTGTTGCTTTAACGAACGGTTGGGAGAATGGTGTGAAAGATATGGTTACACCGGTTATTAGGGTAAACTTGGAGAAGCAG GGATATAAAATTATTGGTTCACACAGTGGAGTAAAACTATGTAGGTGGACAAAGTCACAGCTCCGAGGTCGTGGGGGTTGTTACAAGCACTCATTTTATGGCATAGAGAGTCACAG GTGTATGGAAGCAACACCTAGTTTGGCTTGTGCAAATAAATGTGTTTTCTGTTGGAGGCATCACACAAACCCTGTTGGGAAGAGCTGGCGGTGGAAGATGGACAATCctctagaaattgtagatgttgcCATCGATGAGCACACTAAAATGATTAAGCAAATGAAAGGTGTTCCAG GAGTAAAGCCAGAACGCTTGTCAGAAGGTCTCTCTCCTAGACATTGTGCCTTGTCTCTTGTTGGTGAACCAATAATGTATCCGGAGATTAATACACTTGTTGATGAGTTACATAGGAGACATATATCTACTTTCCTTGTTACAAATGCTCAATTTCCTGACAGGATAAAAATGTTGAAACCCATAACACAG CTATATGTCAGTGTAGATGCAGCTACAAAAGACAGTCTAAAGGCAATTGATAGACCACTCTTTGGTGATTTCTGGGAGCGCTTTCTG GATTCACTAAAAGCTCTGCGAGACAAGGAACAACGAACAGTTTACCGATTAACATTGGTTAAAGGGTGGAATGCAGAAGATGTAGAGGCATATGCAAACTTGCTTGGTATTGGAAAGCCTGATTTAGTTGAAATCAAAGGCGTGACGTATTGTGGCAC TTCTGCCACATCAAAGCTGACAATGGACAATGTTCCTTGGCATTCTGATGTTAAAGCCTTTTCAGAGGCTTTGGCAATGAAAAGCAGTGGTGAATATGAGGTCGCCTGTGAGCATGCTCATTCTTGCTGCGTCCTCCTAGCAAAGGTGGATAAGTTCAAGATAAACGGTGAATGGTACACATGGATAGATTATGAACGATTTCATGAGCTG GTGGCTTCAGGAAAGTCATTCAAGACAGAAGACTACATGGCTCGTACGCCTTCCTGGGCTGTATATGGAGCAGAGGAAGGTGGATTTGATCCAGATCAATCTCGATACAGGAAAGAGAGGCGTCATGGAGCTGCAAGCGTGCAGACCTAG